The Primulina eburnea isolate SZY01 chromosome 13, ASM2296580v1, whole genome shotgun sequence genome includes a region encoding these proteins:
- the LOC140808947 gene encoding cyclase-associated protein 1-like, with product MDENLIKRLESAVSRLEALSATGFRSGGVAEGAGDAATDPSIVAYGDLESQYLSRVVSAGEKIEGQVLDISKVIEEAFSVQKELLVRIKFTQKPDTAGLMEFIKPLNEVMAKAHALTEGRRSEFFHHLKTGSDSLGALAWIAYTGKDCGMSMPIAHVEESWQTAEFYCNKILMEYRNKDANHVEWAKALKELYVPGLRDYVKSHYPLGPVWSATGKTAAPAQTKAPAPGAPAPPCPPPASLFSSEKTQPSSSGPKQGMSAVFQEINSGKSVTAGLKKVTADMKTKNRADKAGVVTVAEKEGRTGSPSFSKSGPPKLELQMGRKWVVENQIGRNNLVIDDCDARQSVYVFGCKNSVLQIQGKVNNITVDKCTKMGVVFKDVVAACEIVNCNGVEVQCQGSAPTISVDNTSGCQLYLSKDSLEASITTAKSSEINVLVPASESDGDWGEHALPQQYIHVYKDGQFVTTPVSHSGN from the exons ATGGATGAAAATCTGATAAAAAGGTTGGAATCCGCGGTTTCACGGTTGGAGGCGCTGTCCGCCACCGGATTTAGATCGGGCGGTGTGGCGGAGGGAGCTGGGGATGCGGCGACGGATCCGTCGATCGTGGCGTATGGCGATCTGGAGTCGCAATATCTGAGTAGAGTTGTGAGCGCTGGGGAGAAGATTGAGGGACAGGTTTTGGATATTTCGAAGGTTATAGAGGAGGCATTTTCTGTGCAGAAGGAGCTTTTGGTTAGAATCAAGTTTACGCAG AAACCTGACACAGCAGGATTGATGGAATTCATAAAGCCGTTGAATGAGGTGATGGCAAAAGCTCACGCATTGACAGAGGGAAGGAGATCTGAATTTTTCCATCACTTAAAAACTGGTTCTGACAGTCTCGGAGCTCTGGCATGGATTGCATATACAGGAAAAGACTGTG GAATGAGCATGCCTATTGCACATGTTGAAGAGAGCTGGCAAACGGCTGAGTTTTACTGTAACAAG ATTCTTATGGAGTACCGAAACAAAGATGCCAATCATGTTGAGTGGGCAAAGGCTTTAAAGGAGCTCTATGTACCTGGGTTAAGGGATTATGTCAAGTCTCACTACCCATTGGGCCCTGTTTGGAGTGCCACTGGAAAAACTGCAGCACCTGCCCAGACAAAAGCTCCAGCTCCTGGTGCACCTGCTCCTCCCTGTCCCCCCCCTGCTTCACTATTCAGTTCTGAGAAGACCCAGCCTTCATCGTCAGGTCCCAAACAAGGCATGTCTGCAGTTTTCCAGGAAATTAATTCTGGAAAGTCAGTTACTGCTG GTTTGAAGAAGGTCACTGCTGATATGAAAACCAAGAACCGTGCAGATAAAGCTGGTGTCGTTACTGTTGCTGAAAAAGAAGGCCGTACTGGCTCACCATCATTTTCAAAGTCAGGACCTCCGAAGTTAGAGCTTCAAATGGGTCGCAA ATGGGTGgttgagaatcaaattggacgaAACAATTTAGTAATTGATGATTGTGATGCAAGGCAGTCTGTTTATGTCTTCGGGTGCAAGAATTCCGTTCTTCAGATACAAG GTAAAGTGAACAACATTACAGTGGACAAGTGCACTAAGATGGGGGTGGTATTCAAG GATGTTGTAGCAGCTTGCGAGATTGTTAATTGCAATGGTGTGGAAGTGCAATGTCAG GGCTCTGCTCCAACAATTTCAGTCGATAATACATCAGGATGCCAATTATACTTGAGTAAAGATTCTTTGGAGGCTTCTATTACGACTGCAAAGTCGAGTGAAATCAATGTGCTGGTACCCGCATCTGAATCGGATGGTGATTGG GGAGAGCATGCTTTACCCCAACAATACATTCACGTTTACAAGGATGGCCAATTCGTGACAACCCCCGTGTCCCACTCCGGAAACTAA
- the LOC140808946 gene encoding proline-rich receptor-like protein kinase PERK15, producing the protein MSSEKSPPPDSKSSDSPTPPSSSSSSSSSSPDDDSSSSPPPPSDNSDSKSPPPPNSSPPPPPPPEKGSPSGDNGSPPSNDNNNNEDSPPSNDKNKSPPPPKSNSGGNGNENGNSPSPPPPPPPPPPPPPPPPRSGTLSPSRNNSAPSIDSQSNDSASNEKAIIAGAAAGAGLLLLMMVVFLISCARRKKRKPHDNMNYYRDNSHGNRSSDYFNSGGNWHAKGGRPSTDHVMKIPQPYTSPGISSEHGWPLAPPPPPPMMSSSELSSAGFSGPHQAALPPPHPAVALGFNQSNFTYNDLAVATGGFTQSNLLGQGGFGFVHKGVLPNGKEIAVKSLKANSGQGEREFQAEVDIISRVHHRHLVSLVGYCISGSQRMLVYEFVSNGTLEHHLHGNGQPTMNWSTRLKIALGSAKGFSYLHEDCHPRIIHRDIKAANILLDNNFEAKVADFGLAKLSSDNYTHVSTRIMGTFGYLAPEYASSGKLTEKSDVYSFGIMLLELITGRRPIDITSDDDGLVDWARPILSKVSEGGGYEELVDPKLENNYDPQEMLCMVACAAACIRHSARRRPKMSQIVRALEGDVSLDDLNEGVKPGHNALFSSGGTSESDSGSYPDLKRFRKGGAGTSSQEFSSSEHGYTGELAQSQEIRSNPGSHSRSP; encoded by the exons ATGTCGTCGGAGAAATCTCCTCCGCCGGATTCTAAATCGTCAGACTCTCCAACACCGCCTTCATCCTCCTCCTCATCGTCATCGTCGTCACCGGACGACGACTCTTCATCTTCACCTCCACCACCTTCGGACAATTCAGATTCCAAGTCTCCTCCTCCGCCGAATAGCTCGccaccgccgccgccgccgcccgAAAAAGGCTCTCCTTCTGGAGACAACGGTTCCCCGCCTTCCAACGACAACAATAACAACGAAGACTCTCCGCCGTCTAACGATAAAAACAAATCTCCACCACCACCGAAATCAAATTCAGGTGGGAATGGGAATGAGAATGGGAATTCACCATCCCCACCCCCACCACCTCCGCCTCCACCTCCGCCTCCACCGCCCCCGCCTCGCTCGGGAACACTTTCTCCTTCGAGGAACAACTCGGCACCATCGATCGACTCCCAGTCAAATGATTCAGCCTCTAATGAGAAGGCAATCATAGCAGGAGCAGCGGCGGGCGCAGGATTACTGCTCCTTATGATGGTTGTTTTCTTGATATCTTGTGCTAGAAGGAAGAAACGAAAGCCGCATGACAATATGAACTACTACAGAGATAATTCTCATGGAAACAGGA GTAGTGACTACTTCAACAGTGGCGGAAACTGGCATGCAAAGGGCGGTCGCCCTTCCACAGACCACGTAATGAAGATCCCGCAACCCTACACCAGCCCCGGCATAAGCTCCGAACACGGCTGGCCTTTGGCgccaccaccccctccaccaATGATGAGCAGCAGCGAGCTAAGCTCGGCCGGCTTTTCCGGACCGCACCAGGCTGCATTGCCGCCTCCGCACCCAGCCGTGGCCCTCGGCTTCAACCAGAGTAACTTCACTTACAACGACTTGGCAGTAGCTACAGGCGGCTTCACGCAGTCGAACCTGCTGGGGCAAGGCGGATTCGGATTCGTGCACAAGGGTGTGCTGCCCAACGGGAAGGAGATCGCGGTGAAGAGCCTGAAAGCCAACAGCGGGCAGGGCGAACGCGAATTCCAGGCGGAAGTGGATATAATCAGCCGAGTGCATCATCGGCACTTGGTGTCTTTGGTTGGATATTGCATCTCAGGTTCTCAGAGGATGTTGGTTTATGAATTTGTCTCTAATGGAACCCTTGAACATCACCTCCATG GAAATGGACAGCCAACAATGAATTGGAGTACGAGACTTAAGATTGCTTTGGGCTCAGCAAAAGGCTTTTCTTACCTTCATGAAGACT GTCATCCTCGCATTATCCATCGAGACATTAAAGCAGCAAACATTTTGCTGGACAACAACTTTGAGGCCAAG GTGGCTGACTTCGGGTTGGCGAAGCTTTCTTCAGACAACTACACTCATGTTTCGACTAGGATCATGGGAACATTCGG GTATCTGGCACCTGAATACGCCTCAAGTGGAAAGCTCACAGAGAAATCAGATGTGTACTCGTTCGGGATCATGCTTCTGGAGCTAATAACTGGACGTCGCCCTATCGACATCACCAGTGATGACGACGGCTTAGTTGATTGG GCTAGGCCGATTCTTTCGAAGGTGTCGGAAGGAGGAGGGTACGAGGAGCTGGTGGATCCAAAGCTGGAAAACAACTATGATCCGCAGGAGATGCTTTGCATGGTGGCTTGTGCTGCAGCTTGCATTAGGCATTCTGCCAGGAGACGCCCCAAAATGAGCCAG ATTGTGCGTGCATTGGAAGGAGATGTTTCGTTAGATGACCTAAACGAGGGAGTCAAGCCAGGCCACAATGCGCTGTTCAGTTCAGGCGGCACCTCGGAATCGGACTCGGGCTCATACCCAGATTTGAAGAGGTTCAGGAAAGGCGGGGCGGGGACGTCGAGCCAGGAATTCTCCAGCAGCGAGCACGGCTACACCGGAGAGCTTGCGCAGTCGCAAGAAATCAGGTCTAACCCAGGTAGCCACTCTCGCAGCCCCTGA
- the LOC140809680 gene encoding ras-related protein Rab7-like — MPSRRRALLKVIILGDSGVGKTSLMNQYVNKKFSNQYKATIGADFLTKEVQFEDRLFTLQIWDTAGQERFQSLGVAFYRGADCCVLVYDVNVMKSFDNLNNWREEFLIQASPSDPENFPFVVIGNKIDVDGGNSRVVSEKKARAWCASKGNIPYFETSAKEGTNIEEAFQVIAKNALKTGEEEEIYLPDTIDVGSNSQQRSSGCEC; from the exons ATGCCGTCTCGCAGAAGAGCGCTCCTCAAGGTCATCATCCTCGGTGACAGCGG GGTGGGAAAGACCTCATTGATGAATCA ATATGTAAACAAGAAATTCAGCAACCAATACAAGGCGACAATTGGGGCCGATTTCTTGACTAAGGAAGTGCAATTTGAGGATAGACTCTTCACTTTGCAG ATATGGGATACAGCTGGCCAAGAGAGGTTTCAAAGTCTTGGGGTTGCTTTTTACCGCGGTGCTGATTGCTGTGTGCTTGTCTACGATGTCAATGTGATGAAATCATTTGATAATCTTAACAACTGGAGAGAAGAATTCCTAATTCAG GCAAGTCCGTCAGACCCAGAAAATTTTCCATTTGTTGTGATCGGTAACAAGATCGATGTGGATGGAGGAAATAGTAGAGTG GTATCTGAGAAAAAAGCTCGGGCTTGGTGTGCCTCGAAAGGGAATATTCCCTACTTTGAGACTTCTGCCAAGGAAGGCACCAATATTGAAGAAGCTTTTCAGGTTATTGCAAAGAATGCTCTGAAGActggagaagaagaagaaat ATATTTGCCGGACACAATAGACGTTGGAAGCAACAGTCAGCAAAGGTCGAGCGGATGCGAGTGTTGA
- the LOC140810637 gene encoding uncharacterized protein yields MRVKKQKRHRRAVRFYTACYGFREPFKILCDGTFVHHVLSNGITPADTALANILGVAVKIFTTRCVIAELRSLGESFSDSLNAARNLITARCDHEKRKTAAACMTEIIGENNSEHFFVATQDAELRKKFQEIPGVPIVYALRNALFLERPSAVQHEFAKTAEEGRSHMTELEYKMLGKKNRADSEEACNTLDVNGDNENHQDPNKNDKPSRIVLNDKAQFKRKRAKGPNPLSCKKKKTKMNENSAAGKESKTVDNSVRNRSRKRKRSKKNQSVSESSGGI; encoded by the exons ATGAGGGTGAAAAAGCAGAAGCGGCATCGAAGAGCTGTGAGATTCTACACGGCTTGCTATGGATTCCGAGAGCCGTTCAAAATCCTATGTGATGGGACCTTTGTGCACCATGTTCTGTCGAATGGAATCACTCCCGCTGATACTGCATTGGCCAATATTCTTGGCGTTGCTGTCAAAATCTTCACTACCAG ATGTGTTATTGCAGAGTTGAGAAGCCTTGGTGAATCGTTTTCTGATTCTCTTAATGCTGCCCGAAACCTGATAACTGCAAG ATGTGACCATGAGAAGAGAAAAACTGCTGCAGCGTGCATGACGGAAATTATTGGTGAAAACAACTCCGAGCACTTTTTTGTTGCAACACAGGATGCTGAGCTGAGGAAGAAGTTCCAAGAG ATACCAGGAGTGCCAATCGTATATGCCCTTCGAAATGCTCTGTTTCTCGAACGTCCATCAGCAGTTCAGCATGAGTTTGCCAAGACTGCTGAAGAAGGGCGCTCACATATGACTGAGTTGGAATACAAGATGTTAGGAAAGAAAAACAGAGCAGACAGTGAAGAAGCGTGCAACACTTTGGATGTGAATGGCGATAACGAAAATCATCAGGATCCCAACAAAAATGATAAACCAAGTAGGATAGTGCTGAATGATAAAGCTCAGTTCAAGCGAAAGAGAGCAAAG GGTCCAAACCCACTGTCATGCAAGAAGAAAAAGACAAAGATGAATGAAAATTCTGCGGCAGGAAAG GAAAGCAAAACGGTAGATAACAGTGTAAGAAACAGGAGCAGAAAACGTAAAAGATCAAAGAAAAATCAATCTGTTAGTGAATCATCTGGTGGTATTTGA